The following are from one region of the Candidatus Neomarinimicrobiota bacterium genome:
- a CDS encoding c-type cytochrome — MKTIFVLVLTFCFISCGIFLPIKVDQAEDIDVESTPERLQRGEYLVEHVVGCADCHSQRDWSIFMAPVKPGTRGAGGEVYNEEMGTPGTIYAPNITPAALGSWTDGEIIRAITSGVNKDGIPLFPIMPYPNYARMSREDIYSMVAYIRTLDPIPNEVPPRKLNFPLNLIVRTIPKQAEFGSLPYKTDAIAYGKYMTTAAGCTDCHTPMEQGMPIDGMEFAGGFTMGMLSGGTVNSANITPHATGIKSWTKEAFIQRFKVLDNPAAREIPLAKGQINTPMPWTYYATMKAEDLGAIYDYLRSIPAIENTVIKYPEL, encoded by the coding sequence TATTGATGTGGAATCGACACCTGAACGTCTTCAGCGAGGTGAATATCTTGTTGAACATGTCGTGGGATGCGCGGATTGTCACAGTCAAAGAGATTGGTCTATTTTTATGGCACCCGTCAAACCAGGTACTCGCGGTGCTGGAGGCGAAGTCTATAACGAGGAAATGGGAACTCCAGGAACCATCTATGCTCCCAATATTACCCCCGCTGCTTTAGGATCCTGGACTGACGGTGAAATTATTCGAGCCATAACCAGTGGCGTGAACAAGGATGGAATCCCGCTTTTTCCCATTATGCCATATCCTAACTATGCCCGAATGAGTCGGGAGGATATCTATAGCATGGTGGCTTATATCAGAACCCTGGACCCCATCCCAAATGAGGTTCCTCCGCGAAAACTTAACTTCCCCCTTAACCTGATCGTTCGGACCATCCCAAAGCAAGCTGAGTTTGGTAGCCTCCCCTATAAAACTGATGCCATCGCCTATGGGAAATACATGACCACGGCGGCAGGATGTACTGACTGCCATACCCCTATGGAGCAGGGAATGCCTATAGATGGGATGGAATTTGCAGGTGGCTTCACCATGGGGATGTTGTCTGGTGGTACTGTGAATTCAGCCAACATTACGCCCCATGCCACAGGAATTAAAAGCTGGACGAAAGAGGCCTTTATCCAGCGCTTTAAGGTCTTGGACAATCCTGCAGCCCGCGAAATTCCTCTTGCAAAGGGTCAGATCAATACACCAATGCCCTGGACATATTATGCCACAATGAAAGCTGAAGATTTGGGGGCGATTTACGATTATTTACGAAGTATTCCTGCCATAGAAAACACAGTTATTAAATACCCCGAATTGTAG
- a CDS encoding lysophospholipid acyltransferase family protein: MNKNKRSGVIKLMLGKIWLKLTGWKYEGHLPTRGKYILICEPHTSNWDFIFLLAAMFMDRIKVSWLGKHTLFKKPFGGFMKWLGGIPIDRRSTHGVVEQIADHFAANENLMIALAPSGTRAKRDHWKSGFYHMAYSAQVPLLLGYVDFPTKTVGTGPLINLSGDIKKDMDMLREFYADIRGDHPELESDIILREEQEA, encoded by the coding sequence ATGAATAAGAACAAACGCTCAGGGGTGATCAAATTGATGCTGGGTAAAATCTGGCTGAAATTGACGGGCTGGAAATACGAAGGGCATCTGCCTACAAGGGGTAAGTATATTCTGATTTGTGAGCCTCACACCAGCAATTGGGATTTTATCTTTCTATTGGCAGCCATGTTTATGGATCGTATTAAAGTGTCCTGGCTGGGTAAGCACACCTTGTTTAAAAAGCCCTTTGGCGGATTTATGAAATGGCTGGGTGGAATACCTATTGATCGCAGAAGTACTCATGGTGTTGTTGAGCAGATAGCTGACCATTTTGCAGCAAATGAGAATTTGATGATTGCCCTGGCTCCCTCAGGAACGAGAGCCAAGCGAGATCACTGGAAATCTGGATTTTATCATATGGCATATTCGGCACAGGTACCACTTTTGCTTGGATATGTAGATTTCCCCACAAAAACTGTGGGAACGGGTCCGCTAATAAACCTCTCGGGAGATATCAAGAAGGATATGGATATGCTCCGGGAGTTTTATGCTGATATCAGGGGAGATCATCCTGAACTTGAGTCAGACATCATTTTGAGAGAAGAGCAAGAAGCCTAA
- a CDS encoding NAD(P)/FAD-dependent oxidoreductase, translating into MLEPHYNTVIIGAGPAGLIAGVEAHNPDHSIVILEKMHKTGIKLRISGKGRCNITNEESMRSFLNRFGKKGRFLKYAFSQFFNHDLLKYINDLGVPTKLERGGRYFCESDRATDIAVAFEKKLSELNIPIAMKAHVTRIEKNDGGQYILQVKQGEHQTQVLADQVCVCSGGLGYPATGSTGEGYAMAQAFGHTIVDTAPSLVPVLTAGDIAKRVMGVSLRNISLSIWDEGKKVTEMFGEMMFTRKGVTGPIILTLSETLVTMLDSRREVQIKIDLKPALDHKKLDQRLLRELSNNSKKNFRSLLKSLLPLKMIDLFVDLLEVDPEKKLHQVTGEERKRLRMLLKEFPMQVIGHDSYDHAIVTSGGISLKEIDPTTMESKLAENLYFAGEVIDVNGETGGYNLTSSWSTGYLAGRSMRNKNLGV; encoded by the coding sequence ATGCTAGAGCCTCACTACAATACCGTCATTATTGGTGCTGGCCCAGCTGGACTTATTGCTGGCGTTGAGGCCCACAATCCTGATCATAGTATTGTTATTCTGGAAAAAATGCATAAAACAGGTATCAAGCTGCGTATTTCAGGCAAGGGTCGCTGCAATATCACCAATGAAGAGAGCATGCGGAGCTTCCTGAACCGATTTGGGAAGAAGGGTCGTTTCCTCAAGTATGCGTTTTCACAATTTTTCAATCATGATTTGCTCAAATATATAAATGATCTGGGGGTTCCTACAAAGCTGGAGCGGGGTGGGCGCTACTTTTGTGAGAGCGATAGAGCGACGGATATTGCTGTAGCGTTCGAAAAGAAACTAAGCGAATTAAATATCCCTATCGCCATGAAAGCACATGTGACCAGAATTGAAAAAAATGATGGTGGTCAATATATTCTTCAGGTAAAACAGGGAGAACATCAGACTCAAGTGCTGGCGGATCAGGTGTGTGTTTGCTCTGGAGGATTGGGGTACCCGGCAACTGGATCAACTGGAGAGGGATACGCCATGGCTCAAGCCTTTGGCCATACCATCGTTGATACGGCTCCATCTCTCGTACCCGTTTTAACTGCCGGTGATATTGCAAAACGAGTGATGGGTGTTAGCTTGCGAAATATTTCTCTCTCAATCTGGGATGAGGGCAAAAAAGTCACTGAAATGTTTGGGGAAATGATGTTCACACGAAAGGGAGTGACAGGTCCCATTATTTTGACCTTAAGTGAAACCCTGGTGACCATGCTTGACTCCCGGAGGGAAGTTCAAATCAAAATTGATCTCAAACCTGCTCTGGATCATAAGAAATTGGATCAACGACTGCTTAGAGAGTTGTCGAATAACAGCAAAAAGAATTTCAGAAGCTTGCTGAAATCTCTTTTGCCCCTGAAAATGATCGATCTATTTGTAGATTTGCTGGAGGTGGATCCAGAGAAGAAATTACATCAGGTGACTGGAGAAGAGCGGAAACGGTTGAGGATGTTGCTCAAAGAATTTCCCATGCAAGTTATTGGTCATGATTCCTATGATCATGCCATAGTAACTTCAGGTGGGATTTCCTTAAAAGAAATAGACCCAACTACCATGGAATCCAAGTTGGCGGAGAATCTGTATTTTGCAGGCGAGGTTATTGATGTAAATGGTGAAACGGGTGGCTATAATCTGACCTCAAGCTGGTCAACTGGATATTTAGCAGGACGATCGATGCGAAACAAGAATCTGGGAGTGTAA
- a CDS encoding GNAT family N-acetyltransferase: protein MKNYPEIKTDRLLLRGFQPSDALEIQKLAGALEVAEMTLNIPHPYLDGMAETWMENHQKDFESGEGLVFAMVDLKSDKLLGAVGLTITRRFNRAELGYWVGKPFWGQGFATEASTSVLAYGFEIIQLNKIHASHMTRNPASGRVMQKIGMEPEGVLKQHAIKWDQFVDLAVYGILSSTWLAQHTQ, encoded by the coding sequence ATGAAAAATTATCCGGAAATCAAAACAGATCGTCTCCTACTTCGAGGATTTCAACCATCTGATGCCCTGGAGATACAGAAGTTAGCTGGCGCTCTTGAGGTTGCTGAAATGACCCTCAATATTCCCCACCCATATCTGGATGGCATGGCAGAGACCTGGATGGAAAACCATCAAAAAGATTTTGAATCAGGCGAAGGTTTGGTTTTCGCCATGGTTGATCTGAAATCAGACAAATTGTTGGGTGCTGTTGGCCTCACCATTACACGTCGATTCAATCGTGCCGAACTTGGCTACTGGGTTGGTAAACCTTTTTGGGGTCAGGGCTTTGCCACTGAAGCCTCAACGTCGGTGCTGGCATATGGCTTTGAGATAATACAATTGAACAAAATTCATGCGAGTCACATGACGCGGAATCCAGCCTCCGGACGGGTCATGCAAAAAATAGGCATGGAGCCGGAAGGTGTCCTCAAACAACATGCCATCAAGTGGGATCAGTTTGTCGATCTGGCTGTCTATGGGATACTGTCATCAACCTGGCTGGCGCAACATACGCAATGA